A genomic region of Leptolyngbya sp. NIES-2104 contains the following coding sequences:
- the drmB gene encoding DUF1998 domain-containing protein, which translates to MTGKGKRPASGEIRQSQILSTFGPGAMMDLPNHSVLIGGLNHWKGDRRRIYEDRLAGRVCELLDVNSIALYAPPVDEQDPKASRSGITSFVFPTWFVAQIEEFWQAPNKRQYRTRPLLPWGSLVKGRYLSLEKKKVPVVPVRFVQACVNGHISDINWYRFVHSESANSDCRGQLWLDEGGSGNDFVDIFVRCESCQARRPLSDATVPNGKVLGSCEGHRPWLGPAAKELCVSPLTGKPELNRLLVRSASNAYFAQVLSVISLPDADEVLRKAVDLVYEDFLQFAEDVSDVKRDRKKQKVGAAIEGFSNESIWAEIKRRQNGTSDKPKSIKQVEIETLLSQPIEVGEDAPEGDFYARTRQIDGLKPLLASRIDRIVLVHRLREVTAQIGFTRFEAAMPDIDGELSLNVRRAAIDLEPTWVPAIENKGEGIFISFRQAAIEQWRNRDAVQKRGLDLYKGFEEWRSQRGIDPDKAKFLGLPYIMLHSLSHLLITAVSLECGYAASSVRERIYAGESGYGILLYTGTSGSEGTLGGLVQVGKRIEYHLTTALEMGKLCSNDPVCAQHQPSNRQEDRLLHGTACHGCLLIAEPSCERRNEFLDRALVVDTVEGLGAEFFQTGRL; encoded by the coding sequence ATGACGGGAAAAGGAAAACGCCCTGCTTCTGGAGAGATTCGGCAGAGCCAGATTCTTTCGACGTTTGGACCTGGGGCAATGATGGACTTGCCAAATCATTCGGTGCTGATTGGCGGGTTGAACCACTGGAAAGGCGATCGGCGGCGAATTTATGAAGATCGCTTGGCAGGGCGCGTGTGCGAACTGTTGGACGTGAATTCGATCGCATTGTATGCGCCTCCTGTCGATGAGCAAGACCCTAAAGCTTCCCGCAGTGGAATTACGTCCTTTGTCTTCCCTACCTGGTTTGTGGCACAGATCGAGGAGTTTTGGCAGGCTCCGAACAAGCGGCAATACCGGACTCGTCCCTTGTTGCCTTGGGGCAGTCTGGTGAAGGGAAGATACCTCAGTTTGGAAAAGAAAAAAGTCCCAGTTGTCCCAGTGCGGTTTGTCCAAGCCTGTGTAAATGGTCATATCAGCGACATTAACTGGTACCGTTTTGTCCATAGCGAAAGTGCCAACTCAGATTGTCGAGGGCAGCTCTGGTTAGATGAAGGCGGTTCGGGAAACGACTTTGTGGACATCTTTGTTCGTTGTGAATCTTGCCAAGCACGGCGACCGCTTTCGGATGCCACCGTTCCGAATGGCAAAGTTTTAGGATCGTGTGAAGGGCACCGTCCCTGGCTTGGACCTGCGGCGAAAGAACTGTGTGTCTCACCGTTGACAGGAAAGCCGGAGTTGAATCGTTTGTTGGTTCGCTCTGCCAGCAATGCCTATTTTGCTCAAGTCTTGAGCGTCATCTCGCTACCGGATGCCGATGAAGTCCTGCGGAAAGCGGTGGATTTAGTCTACGAAGACTTTCTCCAATTTGCGGAAGACGTTAGTGATGTTAAACGCGATCGCAAAAAACAGAAAGTTGGCGCGGCGATCGAAGGATTTAGCAATGAGTCAATTTGGGCAGAAATTAAACGTCGCCAGAATGGAACGTCCGATAAACCGAAGAGTATTAAACAGGTTGAGATTGAAACGCTGCTCTCCCAACCCATCGAAGTCGGGGAAGATGCTCCAGAAGGGGATTTCTATGCCCGAACGCGACAGATTGACGGTCTGAAACCGCTACTAGCATCCCGAATTGACCGGATTGTACTGGTGCATCGATTGCGGGAGGTGACTGCTCAAATTGGGTTTACCCGGTTTGAAGCGGCAATGCCAGATATCGATGGTGAGTTATCTTTGAATGTTCGACGAGCCGCGATCGATCTGGAACCAACTTGGGTGCCAGCGATCGAAAATAAGGGAGAGGGAATTTTCATCTCCTTTCGTCAAGCGGCGATCGAGCAGTGGCGTAACCGAGATGCCGTTCAGAAGCGAGGTCTTGACCTGTATAAAGGCTTTGAAGAATGGCGGAGTCAACGAGGCATTGATCCAGATAAAGCCAAGTTTCTCGGACTGCCCTACATTATGTTGCACTCCTTATCGCACCTCTTGATCACGGCAGTTTCGCTGGAGTGTGGCTATGCTGCCAGTTCAGTTCGAGAGCGAATTTATGCCGGGGAGTCTGGGTATGGCATTTTGCTTTACACGGGTACATCTGGCTCTGAAGGCACATTGGGTGGATTAGTCCAGGTTGGTAAACGCATTGAATATCACCTGACAACCGCTCTAGAAATGGGCAAGCTCTGCTCTAATGATCCCGTCTGCGCTCAACACCAGCCCAGTAATCGGCAGGAAGATCGGTTGCTGCATGGAACTGCCTGTCATGGCTGCTTGTTGATTGCAGAACCTTCCTGCGAACGCCGCAATGAGTTTTTAGATCGGGCATTAGTCGTTGATACCGTTGAGGGTTTAGGGGCAGAATTTTTCCAAACCGGGAGGCTATGA